Genomic DNA from Patescibacteria group bacterium:
GATCACGCTCATCACACTTATGTTCGGGGCGATTGACCTCCTGGCCACGGGGCTCAAGACGTACGTCATCACGGCCGCGGACGCACCAGACTACATGGAAACATGTGACGGCTCTATCCTGGCTAGCCGCAACCCGGCACCTGTACCCACGCCAAAAGACTATCCGATAGTCACCACGGAACAGCTAACGAAAGAATGTGAAGCTCGCAATAAAGAAAACATCGCCAGCTACAACCGCATGAAGGCCAGCAACGCCGTCAGAAACCTGGCCCTCATCATCATTGCCGCCCCGCTCTTTGGACTGCACTTCCGGTTCGTATATAAGGACTGGATTGAAGAACATAAAGGTAAGTAAAAAAATCGAGCCACGCCCCTATGGGGCGTGGCTCTTGAGTATATTTGACATTTTTCGCAAATAACCGCACTATTCCGCTCGTAATTCACGAGGTAGTCGCTCGGGTAAATTCCCGGGAATCTACTATAAAAACACTCGTTATGGCCAAGAAGATCAAGGCTATTATCAAGGTTCAGGCAATTGGTGGTGCAGCTACTCCGGCCCCGCCGCTTGGTCCAGTGCTCGGTCAGCAGGGTATTAACATCCAGGCTTTCGTCCAGGAATTCAATGCGAAGACCCAGGACCGCCGTGGAGAAACTGTGCCAGCCCTCATCACTATTTATGATGATCGCTCGTTCTCCTTCATCCTGAAGACCGCTCCGGCTTCAGACATGATCAAGAAGATTCTGAACCTCAAGGCAGGTTCTGGAAAGCCATTGACCGAGAAAGTCGGCAAGCTAACTAAGGCTCAGCTCCGCGATATCGCTGAGCGCAAGATGCCAGACTTGAACACCAAGGATGTAGACGCGGCCATGAAGATCATCGCTGGGACTGCACGTCAGATGGGAGTGGATGTAGAGGCGTAAGTGATAAAGTTATAAAGTTGTAAAGTAATAAAGTGGGAGCCCAAAAGGCATTAAAACCACACCAAACATATGCACGGTAAACGATTCACAGAATTGAAAACGACGGTTGAAAAGAAACTCTACAACGTAAAGGACGCCGTTGATCTCGTCAAAAAGGACGCGACCGCCAAGTTCGATGAAACTGTTGAGTTGCACTTCAACCTCGGGATTGATCCAAAGATGGGCGACCAGCTCATCCGCGGTACCATCACCCTCCCTCACGGGACGGGTAAGAGCAAGAAAGTTGTTGCATTCGTTGACGCTGGCAACGAAGCAGCTGCCAAGGCTGCTGGTGCCGACATCATTGGTAACGAAGAGTACCTCGAGAACCTGGTAAAGACCGGCAAGATCGACTTCGACGTCGCCGTTGCTGTGCCAAGCATGATGCCTAAGCTGGCCAAGGCCGCTAAGATCCTCGGACCTCGCGGACTCATGCCTAACCCAAAGACGGACACTGTTGGACCAAACATCACCAAGATGGTGGAAGAACAGAAGGCTGGTAAGCTGTCTTTCAAGAATGACAACACCGCTAACGTCCACATGATTGTGGGCAAGGCGTCATTCCCGGCCGAGAAGCTGGTCAGCAACGTGAACGCGGCTATGGACGCCATCAGCCGCGCCAAGCCACAGAGTGCCAAAGGTATCTACATGAAGTCTGTCACCATGACTTCTACAATGGGACCCGCTGTGCGTTTGGAAGTTATCGCCTTATAAGAGAGAGGCACCGAGATTCCCTCGGTGCTTTTCTTTTTGCGCGCCTGTATACTTGGGCCATATGGCTGAAGGGAGTCGAGGCGAACCGCGCGTCCAGGAAAAATCTTGGCTTGAGCGGCAACGTGAGAAAACGCGTCTGGCAGCAGTTGCCGGCGCGCTTGCGGTTGGCACGGTCGGCGACGAACCGATACCGGTTCACCATCGAAAGATTGAGGTGATCGTGGAAGAACCTGAGCTGAACCCGGTGTTTGATCGTCCGGAATTTTTTGAGCGCGGCCGGGGGCGTCTCACAAAAGAAGAACAACCAGACAGAATCAAAGAGCTGCCAAATGGCGAGGTCGTGTTTAAGGATACGGGCCTCACATTTTACAAAGTAGAACCCGGCGACACGATTTCCGAAATTCGCGAGCGGCTTTCGCGGTATCCGGAATACTCGCATCTCAAGAGTCAGAAAGTGAAACTCGAATCATTTAACATTCCACCGCTTGAACTGAAGGCTGGCATGTGGCTCCCAATTCCCATGGAGAACGCTGATCGGTTGCTCACGGACGAGGAATTTGAACGCTACGCCAAACTTGCCGTAAAGGACATGAGCGAGAACGAAGGACCGTATCACAAGTCTGTCGAAAAGATTCTCCGTAAAATTTCACCAGATGAACTTGTGGCATCTCTTGAGGCAGTAGCGAAACAAGAATCCGGAGGAAAACCCATTGGCCAGTTTGAATTTCACCGGTACGAACCATCACACGACACGTTCTCCTATTCCCTCTTTCACGTCCTTATGGAAGGACCGGGACTTGAGGCTCGACGAAACCTCGATCTCACCGAGGGACAAACCTATCATCCGCAAAATGCCGTGGAGCTTATGGTGGGGTTCCTAGTAGAAAAGGGCGAGGAAATAGACGTGAACCCCGCGTCACTATTCCCGCTTGATAAAGGCAATCATGCGGAAAAATTTGCACGGTTCTATAACGGCGCGGGATGGAAACGCACAAATCCGGACTACACAAAAGATCTCCTGGGGTATTACAAAGAAGCACTGGAGAATCTATGATCCGCAGTTTTCTTTCTGGTTCTCCGCTTTTTTGATGGCATTAACGGTTACTGCTTTGTTAAGCTTATCCTGGACATCGCCGAGCTCGTACCCAATGATGAGCACCACGCTGTCATATGCAGCAATGGGATACTCGCGAATGTCGTTGATCTTCTTCCCGTTTACATAACCGTAGATTCCCTTCTCACTTAAATTCTCCGGCGCAAACTGCTGGTGGGTCTGCAAGTATTCAACCAGATTCTTCCAGGTCGTGCCCGCGCGGTGCACGTGAACTACATCACCGACTCCATTATGGAGATCCAGAGTTTCGTCCTTTTCGTCATCCGTTTTGTTTGAACCAACATCGCATGGCGCCAATTCCATGTATTCCATGGCTGAAAAGTCCTGCAACACGTCGTCCACATAAATCTGGAAGCCGGCGTGATAATGGACAGATTCTACCTCTGGAGCAACGACTGCGGTTGGCCGAAAAACAAAAGCCAAGACCCCGGCAAGCAAAAAAAATACCCCAAGTCCAAAAACTGGCCTCAGCCGACGATCAATCATAGAAAAGTTTTCATACACATCCTACTCTTTCCGCGCATATCTGCAATTGCTAAGGTGTGGACGTATGCATATCCCCCAGCGCTATATCACGGACACCGCGGAGCTCAAGAAGATAGTGGAAAGCATGAAAACGCTGGGCATGAAGATTGTCCTGACTCAAGGCGTTTATGACCTAATCCATGAAGGTCATGCCCTTTATTTAGAGAAGGCCAAGGCACTGGGCGATGTTCTCATAGTCGCTGTCGACTCCGATGAACTGACAAAGATCCGAAAAGGTCCTAAGCGTCCGATTGTCCCCCAAAATGAGCGTGTGAACATGTTGTTGCACTTGAGGCACGTCGATATCGTGACCATCAAAGAAGCTCATCAAGGGCTGGGCGACGTCATTCAAGCTGTGCGACCTGATGTCATGGTGTTTTCGGGATCGACCAAGGATATTACGCCGGAACATGTAGCTGAGTACAAAGACTGTTGCGGTGAAATTGTCGTCCTCCCCCCACAGGCGACTACGACTACTACGGCTCGCGTTCGCAATTTAACGATCGAGGGCGCCGAAAAACTCGCCAAAGAAGTAAACGAACTCATCGCCAAGTTTCTACAACAGATCGGCGAGTAATCATCGGCCGCAAACCTGTTGCCCCAAAATTTGGAGTCGGCAACGAATAAGTACGCCTCCTAACAAATTTTGTGACAACAAGTTTTCGTCCTCCCTGTATGCTTATTGCATTCGTGCCGGTGCTGCATAAGGGCTATGTTGAGCTCTTCAGAAAGTATCCGGGGCAGCTCGGCCTTCTTGGAGCAGATGTTATCTCAGATTTCACCTCGCTCATCAGGGACCTTCGAGTGATCGACCCGGCGGAGATGCGAAAGGCTGTTTTCTCTTTAGAATTGTTTGACG
This window encodes:
- a CDS encoding adenylyltransferase/cytidyltransferase family protein; the protein is MHIPQRYITDTAELKKIVESMKTLGMKIVLTQGVYDLIHEGHALYLEKAKALGDVLIVAVDSDELTKIRKGPKRPIVPQNERVNMLLHLRHVDIVTIKEAHQGLGDVIQAVRPDVMVFSGSTKDITPEHVAEYKDCCGEIVVLPPQATTTTTARVRNLTIEGAEKLAKEVNELIAKFLQQIGE
- the rplK gene encoding 50S ribosomal protein L11; its protein translation is MAKKIKAIIKVQAIGGAATPAPPLGPVLGQQGINIQAFVQEFNAKTQDRRGETVPALITIYDDRSFSFILKTAPASDMIKKILNLKAGSGKPLTEKVGKLTKAQLRDIAERKMPDLNTKDVDAAMKIIAGTARQMGVDVEA
- the rplA gene encoding 50S ribosomal protein L1, translating into MHGKRFTELKTTVEKKLYNVKDAVDLVKKDATAKFDETVELHFNLGIDPKMGDQLIRGTITLPHGTGKSKKVVAFVDAGNEAAAKAAGADIIGNEEYLENLVKTGKIDFDVAVAVPSMMPKLAKAAKILGPRGLMPNPKTDTVGPNITKMVEEQKAGKLSFKNDNTANVHMIVGKASFPAEKLVSNVNAAMDAISRAKPQSAKGIYMKSVTMTSTMGPAVRLEVIAL